CATTGGTTGATGAATAAATGCTTCAAAGAAAAATCGCCGAGAACTCGGCTTCATCACAAATTTCTCCTTCCCTCGATTTATTTGTTCATCGGTTTCGTTGGTCTGTTCCTTGAATCGATGCATCTCTTCTGAATTCAGGGTGCTGCAGAATTTGAGCACGAAGTGTTTGATAATGCGCTACTCTTTCTCGTAGAACATTTTCTCTTCCAAGCGTTTCCAGCATtgctgaagaagaagaatcaggAGTAGAGAAACTCAAGACTTGCAATCTGCAGAGAGGGCAACTCGAATGATTACGGAACCAGGCATCGATACAAGGACTATGAAACGAATGATTACAATTCGGTAAGTGTTTAATCAATTCCCCTTCTTCGAATTCACCCAAACAAACAGCGCATTCCGTATTGAAACTTGTCGTTGATTCGgattcttcattctttttgAACTGCGATATAGGTAGCAAACGAATCATCGAGGTCTCCAGTCCATGGCCATGGATTTGTAGTGAAGGATTGTTAGGGTTTTCCTCAAATTGGACCGTAGGTCGACCGGTAAACAGTCCATGAAGGACACGGCACAATTGTTTCAAAAGTCTATAGTTGCTCAACAGTAGGAAGACGATGCATACGACGACGATGGTCGAGATTGACCATGGACTCCAGCTAGAGTAATCAGGCACCGGAGATGGCGGAGGCGGACTCGATGGCATGTAAGATTATAGATTCGTGGATGAGACGAGAGCATttatgatgatgataaaaGTTGGTGAAGGGTTTCGAtggttattgtttttgtttataaataagaCGAATAGGGAATCTCGCACCTGAATTTCTCCGTCAAAAAACcgattaaaatt
This DNA window, taken from Cucumis sativus cultivar 9930 chromosome 6, Cucumber_9930_V3, whole genome shotgun sequence, encodes the following:
- the LOC116404633 gene encoding RING-H2 finger protein ATL52-like; this encodes MPSSPPPPSPVPDYSSWSPWSISTIVVVCIVFLLLSNYRLLKQLCRVLHGLFTGRPTVQFEENPNNPSLQIHGHGLETSMIRLLPISQFKKNEESESTTSFNTECAVCLGEFEEGELIKHLPNCNHSFHSPCIDAWFRNHSSCPLCRLQVLSFSTPDSSSSAMLETLGRENVLRERVAHYQTLRAQILQHPEFRRDASIQGTDQRNR